CTAATTTCAAGCATTCCTCGACTTCATTGAGCGCTGTGGTACATGTGTTGATTAGGTGTAAGAGGGTAGCTGATGCACAGGCTTTTATCCTTAGGATGATTAGACGAAGTGGTGTTTCAAGAATTGAGATTGTGGAATCTTTGGTGTCAACTTATGGGATATGCGGGTCGAATCcatatgcttttgatttgttgaTTAGGACTTATGTACAAGCTAGGAAGATTAGGGAGTCTGTAGAAGCATTTAGGTTGTTGCAAAGTAGGAATCTTTGTGTTTCGATTAATGCGTGTAATGGTCTTCTAGGAGGGCTTGTTAAGATTGGTTGGGTCGACTTGGCATGGGAAGTGTATGGTGAGATGAGAGGAAGTGACATTCAGCCAAATGTATATACCCTTAATATAATGGTGAATGCTTTGTGTAAAGATGAGAAAATTGAAAGTGTGAAGCAGTTTATTCAAGAAATGGAAGAAAAGGGAATTTTTCCGGATATGGTGACTTACAATACTTTGATAAATGCATATTGTCACGTGGGGCTTCTGGAAGAAGCCTATGAAGTGATAAACTTGATGAAAGTTACAGGGTTGAGACCGTGTCTTTTGACTTATAATTCAATAATCAATGGTTTATGTAAGAATGGACATTACAGTAGAGCACGGCAACTTTTGGTTGAGTTGGCAGAGAGCGGACTGGCCCCTGATACCGCTAGTTATAACACTTTGCTTGCTGAGTGCTGTAGAACAGGTAACTTGCAGGAAGCAGAATCTGTTTTCAAAGAAATGTTGTGTCGAGCTATCATCCCTGATTTGGTTAGTTATAGTTCTCTTATTGGGTTGTTTTCAAGAACGGGTCGTCTCGACTGCTCATTGGCGTACTATGAGGATATGAAATCCAAGGGTCTTACACCAGATAATGTAGTCTACACAATTCTCATCGGTGGTTTTTGTAGAAATGGATCTATGAAGGAGGCTATGAAGATGCGTGATGAAATGCTGGAGCAGGGTTTGCATATGGATGTGGTGACTT
This sequence is a window from Nicotiana tomentosiformis chromosome 5, ASM39032v3, whole genome shotgun sequence. Protein-coding genes within it:
- the LOC104120724 gene encoding pentatricopeptide repeat-containing protein At5g01110-like isoform X2, which codes for MEPKTRCKRVADAQAFILRMIRRSGVSRIEIVESLVSTYGICGSNPYAFDLLIRTYVQARKIRESVEAFRLLQSRNLCVSINACNGLLGGLVKIGWVDLAWEVYGEMRGSDIQPNVYTLNIMVNALCKDEKIESVKQFIQEMEEKGIFPDMVTYNTLINAYCHVGLLEEAYEVINLMKVTGLRPCLLTYNSIINGLCKNGHYSRARQLLVELAESGLAPDTASYNTLLAECCRTGNLQEAESVFKEMLCRAIIPDLVSYSSLIGLFSRTGRLDCSLAYYEDMKSKGLTPDNVVYTILIGGFCRNGSMKEAMKMRDEMLEQGLHMDVVTYNTILNGLCKEKMLHEADELFNEMVERGVNPDFYTFTTLINGCCKCGNMDKALTLFEGMLLRNLRPDVVTYNSLIDGFCKVGDMEKAFNLRDEMISVNISPNYITYSILINGFCNKGCVSDALRLWDEMIDLGIKPTIVTCNSIIKGYCRSGDASRADKFLNNMRSQRLFPDSVTSNTLLDGFIREGNMDKALDLVNEMGNQGLSPDVITYNTILDGFCKFGRMKEANMLYRKMVERGINPDKSTYTSLINGHVSLDNLKEAFRFHDEMLQRGFVPDDKF